From Lucilia cuprina isolate Lc7/37 chromosome 4, ASM2204524v1, whole genome shotgun sequence:
taaagggtgatttaataaatttgcttaCATTATTACCCGAAGTTGAGAACTGGAAATCAGTACCCCTGTATATATGGCTTCAAAATCTTAGTAAGGTACAATTACCTAATCGTCTAAACTTTCAAGTGATCTTAAATATATGTGCTTGTGTTCGAAAACTACAAAATTGTACTGTACGTCAAGAATCAATAAATTtgtgttataaattatttgaagGTTCTTTAATGCATTTATCTATGGAGGAATATGTTACATACGTAGAAACACTTTATAATTCTAGTGATTACTACGATgaatatgaaatgtttaataacaaaaaatctttattaattgAAGCAAATTCAAAAGgtgtaatttttaaacaacgattctatgaaattttcacaaacagTTTATGTGAAAATGATCATTTGTTTATGTTTCTGAATGATATACCAGTGGAAAAACATGGCTGGCTTAAATATGCTCTCTTTCAATTCGAAATTGCAGAATCcgatgtaaaatatattaaagatttctataaaatagatttaaattcaCTTACCCATTGTGATCTGCATAAagtcataaatatatttcaagatTCTATGCTCGGCTCTCCGCCATACGACAAACATGAACTCAATGTGTGTAATCAGGCTGCCATTTCTTTTTACATTAATCAAAAAGATgattttacaaatgaaaacgaAGATACATTACGATTTATATTGAATTCGGGTGGAAAATTGAATGTTTTAGAGACTTTTgctgaaaagtttttaaataaatgtaaaaaagttatTGATATGTGGTTTATTGATGaacttttaaaatacaacaacaaagttATGTAAGTATAATATTGGAATGTAAATAATCATATGAAAAtgatgtatacatatttttaatattattttagacTAAATTGTGTAGCTGATTATCTGCAAAGAGTTTGCGATTATTTTGTTGTTCATAAATATGcccttataatttttaaaaagtatgaaTATATTCCAAGTGCTTTCTCAGAAATGAATTTgcttaaaatatgtacaaatgaATTTCTTAATGAGTTAGCTAGCAAAGGTGAAAATAGgtaagttaaaaattaatattaaaaatataaatattttcgttttacgaaaaaaatttcgtaacttctattttcgtaatatttacaaaaatttcgtgtataatacgaaatattatttaataaaacccttttctaattttccgaaagtacgaaaacctttcgtaatatttttttcttaaattttagcgaaattaaacataatgattttaattatattatgattaaataaaactataacatttttacaaaatttaagaaaatgtataatattattctcgaattattttcataaaaaaaaattgaaaattcgtgtggagaataattttgaactaaaattagaaaatttagtttaaaaaaaacaaaaatgtttgaataaattaatatttcgtaaattttaccatatttattcaaaattcccttttttcaatttatgtaaattaattttttcaagaatattttgcattatactaaaatatttcgtacaatttcgtatatattacgaaagaatttcgtggtgcgaaacaacgaacgattcgtacaatgtacgacatttttcgtatatattaagcaTGGATTTTTTTGAGGGTATCTATTATATACTActtctttttttgtagaattgaaCAAGCGTTTTGCCGTAATCACTTTGACACTGAAATACCGCCCGTACGCTCATATGTATTGAagcaaataaaatcattttgtaacaCGCAATTTAtattagatttattaaaatatcatatgcatttaacaaagaaaaaaccaagatattttgaaaattcaaatgaaCATCGTATCAAGTTGAGAATTGCAATTTGTATCTACTATGGCTGCAACAATATGAATAAAACAGCAATAAGTGTTAATATATTAGATAAAATTTGGAACAtcctattaaatgaaaataatcaattaaatattgtttacttttatgAACATATTCTTGCAATATATGAAATGAGAGAAGGAGTCATATTAAGTAAATTACAACAGGTAAGTTAAAGATTGCCatacgataaacaaaaattaaaaattttttattataatctaCTGATGTTAAAGTTTAATGGATTTCAtatacagttttttattttttaattatttttggaatttattgttttattgttaaaaggaagagtgataagtatttttcaattgcaatttgcaaaaatcatatcctcattgggtgaaaatgagatgttatttgccttaaaatatttaaaggataatgatgaggcaatttcgatataaaaaattagtttagattacTAGAagaagtgtaaatcaataaaatataattatgaaatgtttaatcaataacattgaaaaatacaaaatagaataataaatgaaatgatccaaagaattattagaaaaaaacgcactgagtgctctttcaaaatctttaactgccaaaggcaggcgacttgtatccaaggaaaactattggactcctgatttatctttttcaaaatctatatacgaactacgaggaacactatgtttaaatttagacctctaaacagaccttagattgcttggaaccaatgtaaagtgaactgtcgtacagtacaggaaaaatacctaatttagatattttaaaatagaggtggttatcataccgtaacgtcaacaaaagcaatatttttcacctaatacatacacttatatatatttagaatccaaatcaagaataactatccagatccaaatacgcctactgtatcttattcataaaataaagaatttaaaatagaaggttgaaaatcaagattttagcatttaatagttctatagtgatatatggtgatgtccccaaacttagagtggctaggtaCCATCCTAGTACCatcttagtgttagatttattgaataagaatccatattataaaattctatataaaatttacacaatactctccaaatagatggagtttccgtaatgtagtttttgtttatcaatacaaaatgaccaaaaacccggattatttttgttataatatatagatttatacctcacaaaactttttttctaggtccaaatccattgattatccaatgtatccaattcaaaattacttattattttcgaaatttaatgaaagaaacaatagatttcatgttatgtcaaatattgataaattctcataggtatataggataataaatcggttaagaaatgtccaaatttagtcgttccactactaaaatatctaaaaaatgttattctaatatataggagtaataaaaaatattaaatattataaaataatgcagcaatattaaaaaaatgaacagataacctaaaaaagcaaaatactttattgacccaaaaaattaacaatacattcacattttatcaaaaatctcgttaattaatataacgattttactttttatggtagaaaattaaaatataagatattctttaaaaaatacaacaaacaaattgctttattttgctaaaaataattgttcacataaagttttttctttaaatttataaaattttacataggcaaattacttaattgattcactgtatattagtaataataattaaataattttatttcaggcACACAATTCAACCTCATGTCAACAGGTATCCATCATGTCGGTGGTATATACTTATGTTTTAACACACAGAACAGATAAtcatacaaaatttactatTGTGTCTAATTTATTGGCACTTACAATGGGTGCCAATTTCCAAACTCGCCTTTTTGCACAAATGTATTTATACCAACTTTTAAAAAGGGATACTTTTCAAAagtaagtattatttttttgtctttctgTTCTGTAACAACGAAAATTTCTTTTGCATTAATTTATTTCAGTATAAACGGCTTTACACAAATAATCAACTCAATTAAATATGCTACTGGTACAAAATTAACAGAACATTTAAATGACATACGAGTgcaaatcaataattttaatattgatcATATAATAGATATAATTCTTAATGTTACAAATGCACCATTTGATGAAGTCTTCaatattcatttaaacaattataataatgaattaATGAAAGTCTGTCGTGaaacatttatgaaaaaatttaaaacttcaacaaCAGATGACATTTTACCAAAAACTCCATTAAATGatcaaattcaaagaaaaatgaATCCTATAAATGATCTTAGCGAACCGCATAATTTAATCCTTTATCCTAAAGAAGAAAAACCAGCAGAAGTAAGTTATGTAGGAcgcatttaaaatattattattaaatatttcgttATTCTTCGCAGATGTTTGTTATTGCAAGTCTTATAGATAAATTACCCAACCTGGGTGGTATTGCCAGAACATGCGAAGTGCTGGGAATACAGAATCTTGTTATGGCTTCTAAAATGGATACAAGTAAAAATGATTTCAAAAACTTAAGGTgtgtttatacataaaataaagacaaaacattaataatataCAATGAAATTTACTTTTCTAGCATGACTGCTGAAAAAAGTCTAAACATACTAGAAGTAAAGCAAAaagatttaaaggaatttttaatgCAGAAGAAATTGGAAGGATATGCTATAATTGGTGCTGAACAAACCTGTAACAGTCAAAACTTTAGTAATTTTACATTTCCTCAGAAGTGTGTTTTATTATTGGGGTAAGTagataagtttatttaaaatagaaagtttaaaaaaatttaaattttttaaatttattatactttattttatcatatttatttattcaaaaataactatttaattttcacaaatttcagACATGAAAAGGATGGTATACCAGCACCTCTGCTTGGTCTTTTAGATTATGCTGTTGAAATACCTCAATTTGGTCAAATACGTTCCCTAAATGTTCATGTAACTGGTGCTTTGTTTATGtgggaattttgtaaacaacatTTGGTATCGCAACAATAATACACACATTGTCTCATTTAAACAATATACAActattacattttaatatacttatagaatctataatatagattcatttttattaaccattttatatgtacattttgttattttgtatgtctttttttaataataaacatgtataacatgttattaaaattagtttctttttatattatagctaaattcgaatacttatgagagacactgcaTATACATAAagaattaacaagtaagagtgtagATTTTTGAAGtgatcatatatgtatatggactgttattttgttattttgctaTTCTCCAGACGCAAGTATATCAAGTGATCGGataaagtttgacacatttaaGGGATCTAAAGTCGACATAAAGCCCACAATGGTTATTACTGAATGCAAGCAATGCAATaaaataacaagtaggaaagtatagtagggcatggccgaccatataataccctacaccatgagtaaatttttaaaattttgactttttataaaatttttattttttgtaaagaaacttttatgtttaattccaaaatatttaaacaatttattgataaaaaactaaaatttctaaatgagcctttatataggtcaaatatgggcgatcctcggtaaatttgggaaaaggatatatttctaaataacagttagttttgttgagtttcattgcgatacaaatggttacaagtcaattttagacgtttaagtcatttttgtaggggggtttgtatgggggctagggtcaaatataggccgatccttacgaaaatctgcagtgtcatttatacttatataaaacttatttgtgcctattagatagcagaatatttgacgtaattatttcataaaaagttcaaatcgggaggtacggttgtatgggggctaggtgaaataatggaccgatttcaaccattttcaataggcttcgtccttgtgccagaAAATATACtaggtccaaatttcatcaaattatcttgaaaattgcggcctgtaccttgcgcacaaggtttacatggacagccagccagccggacagacggacatgtcttaatcgactcaaaaaatgattctgaatcgatcagtatactttaaggtgggtattggaccaatatttttgtatgttacaaacatcagcacaaacgtataataccctccccactatagtggtgtagggtataacaaacgCCAATATATTGAACAAATAACATCTATATAAGACGGCAGCATAGccactgttatattatctacactgaaaataatccatgctcaactttacgaaaaaaaattcgtaacttctattttcgtaatatttacaaaaatttcgtgtataatacgaaatattatttaataaaacccttttctatttttacgaaagtacgaaaatctttcgtaatatttttttcttaaattttgcgaaattaaacataatgatattaattatattatgattaaataaaactgcaacatttttataaaatttaagaaaatgcataatattattcacaaattattttcataaaaaaaatttaaaattcgtgtggagaataattttgaactaaaattagaaaatttattttgaaatgaacaaaaatgtttgaataaattaatattataatataatattattcaaaattcccttttttcaatttatgtaaattaattttttcaagaatattttgcaatatactaaaatatttcgtacaatttcgtatatattacgaaagaatttcgtggtgcgaaacaacgaaagattcgtacaatgtacgacattttttttatatattaggcatggatttttttcagtgtatgtaCGTGAAACATTCTCTACAGTGCGATAAATTCCTATAATAGGTGGCTTCACAATTGTCTCTTATAAATATTCGGACACCATAGTGTTTGGTGACATCAAAAGCATGactgttttaattattattatatatttcggGTGTAGTAGGAAGTcttttttgggtattaaacGAAAACAAACCCAATTTTAGTTCAGATCTTATTTAGTTCtatttaattctgttctagtgctaGCTCTGTTgaagttcagttatagttcttcAGTTCTCAGAACTCGAATTAGGTGTTTAAACCTCATCATCTGGCAACTCAAtctaacaaatataaaagaatgtaaacaaattatttattacttataaTTTTATGAGTCGCCCTGTGTACTGTTGTTTACACTTTCTAAcactgaaaataaataaaaagtggaATTgttgaaacaatatttttgccGGATTAtatacttttacaaaaaaaaaacataaaaaatactttaattaaaatataattaaaagaaagaaTACTAGTATGGCACAAAGGAGTGATAATGTACCAGCAGAAGAAAGCGATTTATTACTTATTAAACCACtgtaagtaaaaaacaaaaataaaaccacatgtttataaaatgtttaaatggatGTGTGTTTCTTTACATGAAAAGTGGTGCCGGTCAGGAGGTGGGTCGGTCATGTATAATGTTGGAATTTAAGGGAAAGAAAATAATGGTactatattgttatttttaattggctaaatctataatttaaagttattgatgATATTTACAGTTAGATTGTGGTATACATCCTGGTCTGTCGGGGATGGATGCTTTGCCGTATGTGGATTTAATCGAAGCTGACGAAGTTGATTTATTGTTCATATCACAGTAAGCATCATAAGATAGTAATGCatataagtatttaataaataaacgtttaatttttagttttcatttagaTCATTGTGGGGCACTGCCgtggtttttaatgaaaacaagttTTCGTGGACGATGTTTTATGACCCATGCCACCAAAGCCATCTACAGATGGATGTTATCTGATTACATAAAAATCAGTAATATTTCGACAGAACAAATGTTATATACCGAAGCAGATCTTGAAGCGTCTATGGAAAAAATAGAAACCATAAATTTCCATGAGGAACGTGATGTTATGGGCGTGCGTTTTTGTGCCTACAATGCCGGTCATGTATTAGGTGCAGCAATGTTTATGATTGAAATTGCTGGcattaaaattctatatacGGGAGATTTTTCAAGGCAAGAAGATCGCCATTTAATGGCAGCGGAAATACCCACTATGAAGCCGGATGTTTTAATTACGGAATCTACATATGGAACACATATACATGAAAAACGTGAGGATCGAGAAAATCGTTTTACATCGTTGGTACAGAAGATTGTTACTCAAGGTGGTCGTTGTCTTATACCAGTATTTGCGTTGGGTCGAGCACAGGAATTGCTTTTGATTTTGGATGAATACTGGTCACAAAATCCTGATTTACATGACATTCCCATATATTACGCTTCCTCTTTGGCTAAAAAATGCATGGCTGTTTATCAAACGTATATAAATGCCATGAACGACAAAATTCGTCGACAAATTGCTGTCAACAATCCATTTGTGTTTCGTCACATTTCCAATTTAAAGGGTATTGATCATTTTGATGATATTGGTCCTTGCGTTGTTATGGCATCGCCTGGTATGATGCAGAGTGGCTTATCTCGTGAATTATTTGAGAATTGGTGTACAGATCCCAAGAATGGTGTTATAATTGCTGGTTATTGCGTTGAGGGAACTTTAGCTAAGACTATACTATCGGAACCAGAGGAGATTACAACACTTTCTGGACAAAAATTGCCTCTTAATATGTCTGTCGATTACATTTCGTTCTCAGCACATACCGATTATCAACAAACTAGTGAATTTATAAGACTATTGAAGCCTCAACATGTGGTACGTACATACatggaaataataaaattcggATGGAATTCTAATTAagaatgttgtttttaattattaaggtTTTAGTACATGGTGAGCAAAATGAAATGTCACGTCTTAAAATGGCTTTACAACGTGAATACGAAGCCGATCCAAATACAgatataaaattctataatcCACGCAATACACATTCTGTTGAATTGTATTTTCGAGGAGAAAAAACTGCAAAAGTAATGGGTACCTTGGCGGCAACAAAACCTGAAGTTGGTAACAAATTATCTGGCGTTTTAGTAAAAAGAGAGTTCAACTATCATCTTTTAGCAGCGTCCGATTTGTCCAGTAAGTATTAATAGAACAAGTTCTGAGTATCTACTTTAACAccgtttttttagaatatactGATATGAGCATGTCTGTGGTGACACAGCGACAATCCATTCCGTGGAACAGTTCATTAACTACTTTACAACTACTATTGGATCGTATTGGTGGTGCAGGTACCGTTGAAGTTCTTGAAGAAGATAAACACATACGTGCTTTCAGTTGCATTGATTTAACAGTCGAggggaaaattattataatggaATGGCAAGCTACACCAGTCAATGATATGTTTGCCGACTCGGTGTTGGCTTGTGTAATGCAAACAGAAATGGGTGGTACAAACATTAAGGGTACCACAGCTCAATCAAAATCAGATCGTACACACTTTAAAGAGTGCCTGTTAGAGACATTGCAGGATACTTTTGGTGAAAATACGGTGCCAAAAATGTTTAAGGGCGACATTTTACCCGTAACCGTGGCTGGAAAAAGTGTAGAAGTGAACCTAGAAACtttggtaaatatttatatttaacagacaataattacaaattaataatatactGTCCTTTCTAGGCTGTGACAACAAAGGACGATGAAAATTTGAGGCAAATTGTTAATACGACTGTTCAAAAATTGTACCAAGCTTTAGTGACCCTATAaggtttttttctaataataagaaataaagaaaagttaatttgttaaaattaaaatataatattttcattaattttatttaataataatgtaattttgCTTTATGCAAATAATTTTGGAATCGTTACATatagaagatttttttattatttcaagatCATTAAGATTTTACATTTAACGTTgtgtactttttgcaatttgttcTTTAAGTACCAAAATACTAGTTCTTTGCTCTGGTGGAAGTTGTGAGATTTGCTCATCTGTTAATTGCAAAACTTGCATAATTAATGCTGCCTTTTCTTGGTCAGAGGCATCATTGGGAAGACCACAATTGGTGGCCAAACGATTTTGTAACTGCTGTTGTGCTGTTTGTTGGGCCGTTGGTGGTGGAACTGGTCCACTAGGTCCTGGTCCAGCACCTCTCAAACGAGGATCCATTGGCCTTTGACGTGGATCACTGGGAAATGAAGGTGGTGTATTCATCTGCGGCTGTGGCAATTGACGCTGATTGCGTGGATCCATTAGTGGTGGTGGTACGGGATTGGGAATTGATCTCATATCTTGGTCCATATTGCGTGACATCCGTGGGTCCATTTGTCGGGGATCCATTGGTTGTTGTGAGGGCATATTTACGCCGGTCATAGCGCGTAAATCAATATCATTACCGGCCATGGAATTAAAACTGGGGACTGGTACAGGCATAGGTGGACCACTCATGCTGGGT
This genomic window contains:
- the LOC111684681 gene encoding uncharacterized protein LOC111684681, giving the protein MEPEKLNFQNFVKLQKGIMESLIDGANIICPTELKLDEMLQYFNEHFNEFHQKENLLVVLAFIHRSLKLWINREEHLKNDIGVILLKFIEDHGEDESDLNIVVQIVYQIMNSIRTIGNKDVQISEKLLYQLTLIMQNVKNRTLISGCVACVQLYLKMFPESCKILTELWKNIKCKLETNAKKDIIQETDIDIIIQLIDDFHIIHSNFHEEATLITTIQQLLKSNQRKYRKCGYFLLKKVFQYFVEYISSVTAMWTSCDYYRKIEQSWLMYITILENLEEEQSHLILPSLENLEEIIKSKNLKSSWLDILYMRILTHNNNLVLRWSIEFFLKTFSCSNLSAHILKHFLNATNSTLLYNYEGYFLNRDLFSSFLKGDLINLLTLLPEVENWKSVPLYIWLQNLSKVQLPNRLNFQVILNICACVRKLQNCTVRQESINLCYKLFEGSLMHLSMEEYVTYVETLYNSSDYYDEYEMFNNKKSLLIEANSKGVIFKQRFYEIFTNSLCENDHLFMFLNDIPVEKHGWLKYALFQFEIAESDVKYIKDFYKIDLNSLTHCDLHKVINIFQDSMLGSPPYDKHELNVCNQAAISFYINQKDDFTNENEDTLRFILNSGGKLNVLETFAEKFLNKCKKVIDMWFIDELLKYNNKVILNCVADYLQRVCDYFVVHKYALIIFKKYEYIPSAFSEMNLLKICTNEFLNELASKGENRIEQAFCRNHFDTEIPPVRSYVLKQIKSFCNTQFILDLLKYHMHLTKKKPRYFENSNEHRIKLRIAICIYYGCNNMNKTAISVNILDKIWNILLNENNQLNIVYFYEHILAIYEMREGVILSKLQQAHNSTSCQQVSIMSVVYTYVLTHRTDNHTKFTIVSNLLALTMGANFQTRLFAQMYLYQLLKRDTFQNINGFTQIINSIKYATGTKLTEHLNDIRVQINNFNIDHIIDIILNVTNAPFDEVFNIHLNNYNNELMKVCRETFMKKFKTSTTDDILPKTPLNDQIQRKMNPINDLSEPHNLILYPKEEKPAEMFVIASLIDKLPNLGGIARTCEVLGIQNLVMASKMDTSKNDFKNLSMTAEKSLNILEVKQKDLKEFLMQKKLEGYAIIGAEQTCNSQNFSNFTFPQKCVLLLGHEKDGIPAPLLGLLDYAVEIPQFGQIRSLNVHVTGALFMWEFCKQHLVSQQ
- the LOC124419538 gene encoding cleavage and polyadenylation specificity factor 73, with translation MAQRSDNVPAEESDLLLIKPLGAGQEVGRSCIMLEFKGKKIMLDCGIHPGLSGMDALPYVDLIEADEVDLLFISHFHLDHCGALPWFLMKTSFRGRCFMTHATKAIYRWMLSDYIKISNISTEQMLYTEADLEASMEKIETINFHEERDVMGVRFCAYNAGHVLGAAMFMIEIAGIKILYTGDFSRQEDRHLMAAEIPTMKPDVLITESTYGTHIHEKREDRENRFTSLVQKIVTQGGRCLIPVFALGRAQELLLILDEYWSQNPDLHDIPIYYASSLAKKCMAVYQTYINAMNDKIRRQIAVNNPFVFRHISNLKGIDHFDDIGPCVVMASPGMMQSGLSRELFENWCTDPKNGVIIAGYCVEGTLAKTILSEPEEITTLSGQKLPLNMSVDYISFSAHTDYQQTSEFIRLLKPQHVVLVHGEQNEMSRLKMALQREYEADPNTDIKFYNPRNTHSVELYFRGEKTAKVMGTLAATKPEVGNKLSGVLVKREFNYHLLAASDLSKYTDMSMSVVTQRQSIPWNSSLTTLQLLLDRIGGAGTVEVLEEDKHIRAFSCIDLTVEGKIIIMEWQATPVNDMFADSVLACVMQTEMGGTNIKGTTAQSKSDRTHFKECLLETLQDTFGENTVPKMFKGDILPVTVAGKSVEVNLETLAVTTKDDENLRQIVNTTVQKLYQALVTL